A window of Zingiber officinale cultivar Zhangliang unplaced genomic scaffold, Zo_v1.1 ctg206, whole genome shotgun sequence genomic DNA:
GTACAGTTGCATGGTCGCATCGTTGTTTGGTGGGGCAACGATTGCTGCCTTGTGTGGCTTCTTAGCTGTTGGGTGGGGCAACAACCACTGACAACAATGTTGCTTCTAACCTTCCACTGCTCTTCGTTTCTGCAATTACAGTCAAATCAATTATCATCATCATTGGTTCTTATGTTTGACTCATCATGTTCTTAATTAATCTAGTTTATGTTTGACtcatcatttcattttttttgtttatttcatTAGGAAATCATTGTATTTACAAATACAAtgcataaattttttaaaagaaaacattcAGAACTAGAATAACAAAACATTGGagaggttagagttaaagaatttaatttttcacAACTATCAATAGATCCGGAATAAGGACTTCAATTTGTGATTATAATGTAACattagggatcaagtccaaaggaTATATTTGCAAAAGGGTCCATATCGACCTTTAGGATATGAATTCCcaaaacaaaattttgaaagttaatttaGATGGTTCAATCCTTTCTGGTTTAAAGAATTTGATGATTGGTTAGAATATTGCATAGAAAAATATGTCACGTATTATTTGTATTGCTATCTCTTCAAGACATCTAAGGAAAAATAAGCAGGAGGGAAAGCTTTTGTTAGTGAAACCTTTACAAATTGGCAGAGTAAAGATTGGTTAAATATTCATGTTAGCCAACATCATAGTGAACTCATAAAGCTCGAATGAATATTAAAGCTTTGATGAATCAAAAATGAGCGCATTCAATCAATTTTGCACACACAGCCAAAGCAAATGCGGAATGATTATTGTATCTGTCTCAATGCTTCAATTGAATGTATTAGAGTGTTGTTGTAGTAAGGGAATTCATTTTGGGATCATGATGAAACTAAAGGTTCTCTTAATCCAGGAAACCATTTTATTCAACTGGAGTTTTTTAGGTGCTCATAATAAAGAGATTAATGATGTAATATTGAAAAATGCTCCTAAAAATTACAAGTTAACTTGATATTCAAAAGGATATAGTGAATGTTTATGCAACTAAaacaattaataatattattagagATATTGATGATTCATTGTTCTCTATTTTAATTGATGAATCTCGTGATGTGTCAATAAAGGAGCAAAACTATTTAGCATTATGTAAAAATAGTGGGCATATAAATGACTATCAGAATTGAGTATATTACCGGTATTACAACACTCTCACTTAAAGTTGTCATTGATATGATATTCTCTAAATATAATTTGAGCATGTCTAAATTGAGAGGATAGGATTTTGATGGAGCAAGTAATATGCAAAGTAAATTTAATAGTCTAAAAGCACTCATTTTAAAGGAGAACCCATGTGCATTTTACATACATTGTTTTGCCCATCAGCTTCAACTAGCTCTTATAGCTGTGGCCAAGAAAAATCTTCCAATTTCTAATTTCTTTCGTATTGTTGGTGATGTGGTAAATGTTGTTGGATCATCCTGCAAACGTTCTGATCTTCTTAAGGAGAAACATTCCGATTTAATTATTAAGGCATTGGAGAGGGATGGAATTTTAAGTGATCTAGAACTTAATTATGAATCTACCTTACAACGTGCTAAGGATACACATTGGGCAtcacattttaattttttaatcaatgtGATTTCTATATTCTCCCCTGTTAGTGATAGTGATGTGCTATAAATGATTTCAGAAAATAATTCTAATTCTACTGATAAAAAATTGAGACAATTTATTAAAATCAATACATTCATTTAATTTTGCATTCAAACTACTTTTGATGAAACATATCTTgagaattttgaataaattatcaGCGTCAttgcaaaaaaagaaaagatcAAGATATTTTGAATGCAATGCAATTAGTACAAATATGTAAACACCAATTCTAAAAAATGAGAGATGATAGTTGGCATTCACTTTTAAAATAATTCATTGTTTGATCAACAATATTACATTAATATTCTCAAAATAAATGATATGTTCACGTCCATTTGTTCTGCAATTATTAAAGGGGCGGTAACATTAGTTGAATTGTTAATCTATCTCAAAAAAATGAGCACGTTGTCTCGATTGAATGATGCTCCAAAAAGAACATAACAAAAACTGCAACATCTTATCAATCATTTAAATACATACTGCAATTAGCCGTTCAAAAGAAGCCAATAAAACCTATTCATTTGACCCATTTATTGTGTTTAAAGGAAAGAATTAATGAAAAATCTTTAGCCAAATTTACCCACGCTGTAATTCTTTCCCGAAATATTGCACCAAGAATATTCCACGTATTCAGTTAGGTGAAACCTCGGTAACTTACTGCCACaatctttcaaaaaaaaacatTTGCAACACTACATACAAATAAGGTCCAAAATAAAGCCAGTAATTTACAAAGGTAAATCATTCTTTTCTACCACCACTTGGTTTTTGGCAGTGATTTCAAAGATTTGGTTTAAAACTTACAACTGTAACATGTTTTAACATTGCAATTTGAGCGAAAAAGGATTGATGATCAGGAATCATATAGGAACAGGTAGTTCCTTGTGCCTGATGTTGATGTATAGACTTACTAATGATTTCCACAGCTTCCAACAAGCTCATTGTACACGTGCAAACATCCACATTTTGAACAAGACGGACAGCTATGGAGACGAAATCATTCAAGTTACATGCAACAACAATCGAGCATGTACCTTCTAGCGAACTAATAAAGAATGGATGAAAATGATTGTATCAAGACAACAACCTTCCACTTGACCTGGCAAAAAAGGATGTCAAGTCACAATTTACTCTAGAATACGAAGAAATGCAAAGAAGCACAAAGCTTAATAGAACTCCACCGAATTACCAAGGTTATGCTCATCAAGAAGCTTTTTATAACTAGTATGGTGACTACTTATGAAGTGAAGGTAATGATCCGATCAACAATCTTAGTGCGACAAAGTGGGCACTCTGAGCAGGCAAGTGAACAAGGTTTGCACACTGGTTTGAGGAAAAGAGGTCCATTAGTCCAATAATAAGACTGAAGGTTGTAGATATACTAGCTTAGGTAAAAAAGCTTACAGCAATAATGTCGACATGGAAGTAGTACTGCAGAAGTTGATGACTCAAAACATACTTTACAAACATGAGAGTTTGTATCCCCGCTCCTTGAAAAGTcaaattctttttctttcatcTCCTGAATTCTTGCCTGAACACATTAGAAAACAAGTTTTGAACTCTAATGAAACATGATGTGATCAGAAAAGGTAGAGCAGAAAGTGTGCATTCTTTTAATtacattgaaaagaaaaaatagCATATACAACTGCACTTGATGGTCCTAAATTTTCACAGACAAAAGAAGCAAAGATTCCTACTTTTTCGCTCAACATCCTTATTATGGTTACATCTGAAGAATGCTGCATTTGCAAATGTAATTGTTTTGCTTAATTGCAAATTTTATAATTGAAGTTGCAGCCATCCTTGGTTATCAACTCATGTTTATAAATGCATCTAGATGTTCCATGTGAAACAATTTGTAGTATTGCCAATGGTTTCAGTAATGGTGTTTTTAGTGCACCATAAAAGAAAAATGGCAACTGAACAAAAAAATTAAAGAGCGTATGTTTTTTCTTGCATGCCAACTTCCAGTTTATGATTGCAGTTTTGCAAGTTTACAGCTGTCAAAGTGCAACCAAAATAACCCCAAAAATGAATTTGATGGAAGCAACAAAATGCTATGTCAACGCATACATTACCATGCAATCAAATAGCTCTATCAATTTCACTTATTGGCCCTCTTTTCAGACCTTCTAGTTGGTAGACATTTGATGAATGATCTGTTAAGTGCAATATTTTATCTAAGATACTTGTAGCCTGCTGGGCAACTAGACACAATTCATCAAACCAAAAAGTTGGCAAGCTTTAAATCAATACTCCTGGAGATGTTTTGCTAGAGATAGAAATTTCATATGCTCAACTACAaccatataaaaaaaaataagactgTCTTAGAAATAGACTGTCTTCGAAATAGTGTTATGTAGTTTACCTTCAAGCGTACAAGCATAGGTTCATCTTCTTGACTATGATTCAATTGATCATTATTCAGCTTGACCAAAGAATCCGGCGATACTCCATATTCAGGAGAGCCATTGTGCTCATCTATCATTTGGATATTATCCAAAGCATCAACCAGGGTTGTAGATGATTTATCAGGATTGAAGTTTGTAGATTGAGCACCCTTTTTTAGTTTAGCAACCAGCACCCACATGTTTGCCAAATCATTCTCTAAAGTTTTTTCTCGTTTCTTTGCTTCATCAAGCTTTCTTTTGTAATCTTCTTCCAGGTGTTCTTTTACAGTTAAAGCAGCTTCTAAACTAGCCTCTCTTTGTTTCCTGACTTGCAATTCCATTCTTATTCCATCTAGATCGAGGTCCCAATTCTCGATATTAGTGTTTCCTCCACCAGAATTTCTGCTGGCAGGCCGACTCCTTCTACCGAGTTTGATTGTCTCATTCTTACTTTCAGAGAATCTGCGAGTGGCACCATTAGCAGTTTTTGAATAAGCTAAATCCTGTGCAGTTAATAAATCTTTAGCTTGTCTTGCATTTTGCAGTGTAAGTTTTGTAACTTCTTCAGCCAAATTCTTGAGTTCCACAGCAGCAGCAGAAGCCAATTCTTTGGCATAAGAAGCTTCTTCAGCTAATCTTTTATTGTGGCTAAGCAATTCATTATTCTCCTCAATCAATTGAAGTCGCTCAGTAATAAATTTAACATTCTCATCCACCTGCCAAAGCATGCAACCAATAGATTAATCTGAAAACCATCAAATATCCTCAGAAGAAATAAGAAAGAAATATGATTAATTATAAGAGGTATTTTAGAGTATATACtaattgatattttaattaatgtcATCTGGAGAGCTGAAAGATTGATCCTTATTGGTTCATGAATTGAAAAACTAAATCCATCAAAGGAACATATTCTTATTTGGAAATTACTAAAACATTCAAAAATGCTGACTAATTTTTTTGTAAGCTTGTAGAGGAGAATTTGCATCCCTATCATCGGTAATAGACAACTTTTTACATGTAAACTCGAATGGAAAAAGGAATTGACACAACACATGATAGGAAAATTCATTTGTGAAGGTCATGGAATACACAGATACTGGAAAATGCCTGTATATCTGTAAATTACCTGAGACTGAAGTTTACATTTTAAACTATTGACTTCTTCAGGAACAAGTTCCTGATGTTTCTCAAATTTGAGTGAACTTAGCTGCTGTTGAAGATGAAAGACCTGATCTTCTAGATCCTTGATCTCAGAGCACTAAAAGATATAAAATTTGAAATGAGACTAATGAGAAAATTCACAGATCAGCAAAAGATATATAAGCACAAATACATGAATAACCATAATATGGTACGAACCTTTTGTTGAAGTTGCTCTTGAAGGATTCGATTGTCAGCAGACTTTAACTGCAACCAGTTAAAGAGTATAGAACATATTgaaacataaacaaacacaaaacatTGGCATAAATATCCAATATAACAATCACCTGATTAGAAACATGAAAGTAGTATCCATCTTTATAAAGAAAAGctactgaaaaaaaaaattccagaaattacCTCTAACTCAAATCCCTTCTCATTGCATTGGGTCATTAATCTCACAACAGTCTGCAGAAAACACCAGTAATCAATACTCATAATGTAGATACATAAACCAGTACATATGAAATAACCTATACTTGTTGCATATCCAACAAAGTAGCATTGGTCATTGAAGCTTCACCATTCTCCATAATGCGCTGCTCCAACACTCTAATTTGTCTTTGTTTCTCCTGTATTTCACACTCCAAATTCTCAATCTGCAATTAATCAAGAGGAGCTAGTTAGAAAGAATTAGTCTCTAGCTTTATTGCATAAAGGCTCAAACAAGTATAAAAGACCAAACAATGACAAAACTAATGGCAAAacagataaaaaaaaagaaagcatATTGGGAGAAGAATAAATACAGACCAAATACATATTGAACTAAATTAATATAACTAGTCacctaaaaaaattataaaactgcTTCATTTAGATGCGAGATAGAGATGGTGGAATGATGGTCTTATTTGCAAGCAATAAAACTGTCCACAAAAGTGGGACAAAGAAACAAGATTAGGCAAGGACACAACAAGCTCATCTTATACCTTGACAAATTAAATTGCCCTGACTATGGAAACATCACACGTGGCCGGAGAAAACAACTATTTAACTTGCTATAATACCAATCAAAAGAAGCTTCACAATAAAGTATTACCAATTGGCTTCTTGAAACTCAATTAAAATGAGCAAGGAGTGTTTCTAAACAATTATCACCAATGAAATGCAAGCCAAATTTGTGGTGATTGGTATGTAACTGCATGAGTCAATATATACCACGTGACAACAGAGGATGAACATGATGACTGGTATCTGATATTGGTAATACATGCCTAGCTGATTTTTGAAAATGCCAACATGAAAACAGTCATgatggaaaggaagaagaaaaataatgaattattgatttttttttcctataaATCATTTAACCTTCACATGCATTTACAAATGAAAGATGGCATCAATTGATCAAATTAGTCAGTGATATTTTTCAGTTTTGGAACAGCACAACAAGAGGCATCCAATATTTGAAACTTGATGCTTACCAAAAGATGATATAGATTCAGCAGTGAGATTcacaatatttttctaaaaaaaaacaaGGGCACAAGGGCAAGAGTTGTACTTGAATCTTTTTTCCATCCGGATCATCTACAGACTGCTCCAATCGCTTTAGGGTGCTTGTACTAAATGCAATCTCACCAGCAAGCATTTTTACTTGTTCAACTAAAAGATCCATTTCATCTGAAGTGATCATCCCAGACTAGAAAAGAATAACTAAAATCATGAGGAACAGAATATTCAGGCGACAAGAACACAAACTTGATAACACACAAGATTTTCATTTGAAAGTAGATTAATGAATTACATCTTAGCAATACTGATATGGATGCTCATGAGCACAAACCAAATTAATATCCCATCAAAAATATTAATAAACAAACATCTCAAGTTATCTGCAGAAACAATGAGGTTTCTGAAAATAAAACCTACTTTGGCATGAAGTATTCATCTGTTTCTTGCATATTACATACATCATCCAAGGTCAAGGAAAAGTTTGCAATACCAAAGCAATTTAGCACATCATTTATAATAGAGTTTGATATTGATCTTTGTGTTTAGTATGACTGGTACATCTCACATTCTGTAGAGTCCAAATGCAAATGGCATAGTTTTTTCCTTTTAAATCTTGAAGCTAACAGCCTCCACGCTCATTAGTCCCATATAAACAGCTATGGTGGTCCATTAtacaaatataaattaaattgatttcttTTTTACACAGTTCAGCTTTAGATTAAATAGTTAGCCAATCACCTCTAGCCGGCCATTTAATCATGCATTGTGGTTTAAAAACTTAAAAGATGAATGAGATTTTTCTGAAATAGCTGTATTTCAGCATAGCCATTGTCAGAAACTAAATAGCATGTTAGACTTATGCCAAACATCATGATAAACACATTTTAAGGGAAAAGAGAAATATTAACTTGAATCACCTGGATTGAATTAGTAACCGAGCCAATGACAGTGGAATGTTCTTCTATCAGCTTACTATTTTGAACTTTAATATTTGTTATTCTGTCTAATGAATCTGTCAGAGAAGATGCCACTGTGTCATTCAGGATACTCTCAGTTTGAGGGAGTGGAGAATTCTCGGACAGTACATCCAATTTCTGTAAAGCAAAATAAAAAAGATGATTTCCAAGGTCATAAAGAATAACTCAATTTCAGAAGGTAAGAGATTGagtgagaaaaataataaaacttacttaatttcaaaaacaaCAACTATATCTTTTAAAAGGAAGTGGAAGTAAATACAGTAGAAAATAGGTAATAGCATCCTGACAAAAAATTCTGAATATCTAAAGATGAAATAGAAAAGCGTGCCATTAATTTAATAAAGCTATATAATATAGAAAACAAAACATAGGATGACCTAAAAGCAGTGAAGTCTGTGGCAAATAAGACACCACCTCACTATCACTTCCTCAAAATTACCATTTCAAGTACGCATATTGGACATATTAATCATAGCAAGTTTGTAATTTTTAGGACTTCATGACCTGTACAGAGTGCTACAAGTaaatatcttaattttaaaaatacaggTAGAAGGGACCACCTAGACGAATGGTTGATTCTGTTCCTGTTATTATACATAGTAACATAGTACCACTGCAAGTTGTATTGCTCATAGGTCTCTTCCAACGAGGCTTCTCTCTTGATCTCTTCTCCATGTGTGAAATCCCCCTTCCACCTAGAATATTCAAATGCAAATATGTCATTGATCCCTTCTTCATTCCACCATCCCCTTTGACCCAAAAGAATTGTCACAAATGGAGGGTTATTGACACAGGACTGGAAAACTTTGTGTGTGACGTTCGAATTTGAGGTTTATAGAGAAAGACATAGGAAGATAATTCATAAATAAAGaggagtcgcctctaggtttaaacgaaaataatttgtttattcaaatcaaaatcaaactcAACATTCAACTACCTCCTTTTTACAAGAGCACTAACCGTTGTTTAAATaacctaaaaaataagaaaaagtcaCCACAGAAAAGTcgtaacaaaaaaagaaaaagaaaaagaaaaagtaaaaagaactaatctttaaaaaataaaataaaatctaaacttaaaaaaaaataatcctaaaaaagaaagataaaatttatattaatttttagaaaagaaaactaattctaaaaatttgaaacaaataaaggaaaagtCAAAAGACCAAATCTAAAATTTTGACGACTTAGTTTAGCCGATTCTATCTCGTCTGAACTCTGAATAGAGTGCAACCATGTCAGGAGGACACAAACTAATCATCTTCCTTGTAAGTAACCTCGATCGTCCTTCTTCAAGACCCAAAAAGTTGGTAGCCTCGATTTCTTCTCGTAATAGCTCGAATGGGAACATAGCCGTGTTGGATGATATGAAATAATTGTGTCCCT
This region includes:
- the LOC122036758 gene encoding kinesin-like protein KIN-7K, chloroplastic — protein: MDDKIEIVGDPIYDDDDREEDLVIFTNEDQHYCLPTMEAQDWSEEAVQPAGDWRAVPGCCFVKYATFDEADRAEPSGLYIINILYLEEQDLFREMAAAALNALNGTFVMRGCDQSLKLDVLSENSPLPQTESILNDTVASSLTDSLDRITNIKVQNSKLIEEHSTVIGSVTNSIQSGMITSDEMDLLVEQVKMLAGEIAFSTSTLKRLEQSVDDPDGKKIQIENLECEIQEKQRQIRVLEQRIMENGEASMTNATLLDMQQTVVRLMTQCNEKGFELELKSADNRILQEQLQQKCSEIKDLEDQVFHLQQQLSSLKFEKHQELVPEEVNSLKCKLQSQVDENVKFITERLQLIEENNELLSHNKRLAEEASYAKELASAAAVELKNLAEEVTKLTLQNARQAKDLLTAQDLAYSKTANGATRRFSESKNETIKLGRRSRPASRNSGGGNTNIENWDLDLDGIRMELQVRKQREASLEAALTVKEHLEEDYKRKLDEAKKREKTLENDLANMWVLVAKLKKGAQSTNFNPDKSSTTLVDALDNIQMIDEHNGSPEYGVSPDSLVKLNNDQLNHSQEDEPMLVRLKARIQEMKEKEFDFSRSGDTNSHVCKVCFESSTSAVLLPCRHYCLCKPCSLACSECPLCRTKIVDRIITFTS